The Synechococcales cyanobacterium CNB genome includes a window with the following:
- a CDS encoding MBL fold metallo-hydrolase, with amino-acid sequence MEVRVISIGTLAEHPLRDKQRRVRTGHATTTLVRAGEAVILVDPGLPGPAVAARLDERAGLSPDDVTHVFLTSFQADTCRGIEAFDGAEWLISEAEREGVGVPLARLLADAADAEEDARAELEYRVALLRRCRAAPDRLERGVDLFPVPGVTPGTCGLLIAGAQTTLICGDAIPTIEHLEQGRVPTRCADPEQALESFQEAVEIADVLVLGRDNVVLNPTRRPV; translated from the coding sequence GTGGAGGTTCGCGTCATCAGCATCGGCACGCTGGCGGAGCACCCGCTGCGTGACAAGCAGCGTCGCGTGCGCACCGGGCACGCGACGACAACGCTCGTGCGCGCGGGCGAGGCGGTGATCCTCGTCGATCCGGGCCTGCCGGGTCCGGCGGTGGCTGCGCGGCTGGACGAGCGGGCGGGACTTTCGCCCGACGACGTGACGCACGTGTTCCTGACGAGTTTCCAGGCGGACACCTGCCGCGGGATCGAGGCGTTCGACGGGGCGGAGTGGCTGATCTCGGAAGCGGAGCGCGAGGGGGTGGGCGTGCCGCTGGCGAGGCTGCTCGCCGACGCGGCGGACGCGGAGGAGGACGCGCGGGCGGAACTCGAGTACCGCGTCGCGTTGCTCCGGCGTTGCCGGGCCGCGCCGGATCGGCTGGAGCGCGGGGTTGACCTCTTCCCGGTGCCGGGCGTGACCCCGGGGACGTGCGGGCTGCTGATCGCCGGGGCGCAGACGACGCTGATCTGCGGCGACGCGATCCCGACGATTGAGCACCTGGAGCAGGGGCGTGTGCCGACGCGGTGCGCCGACCCCGAGCAGGCGCTCGAGAGCTTTCAGGAGGCGGTGGAGATCGCGGACGTGCTGGTGCTGGGGCGCGACAACGTGGTGCTGAACCCGACGCGCCGTCCGGTGTGA